One stretch of Cydia pomonella isolate Wapato2018A chromosome 24, ilCydPomo1, whole genome shotgun sequence DNA includes these proteins:
- the LOC133530897 gene encoding serologically defined colon cancer antigen 8 homolog isoform X4, which produces MGSTSYLTKPKISGYRTKSGSSVGSDKEINGKLRRSKVRRPKMDYGLKRVPDYTELAYKEAVSKLRYFLSGNYAPSIRSYGGSASIKNLDESDGDLDKKYLLDKPRPRLTAKYASLYADSLNNYAPHTGKSIPIPPATAPADLTGGTNPDVVNFIQKQEEYIEQLERESQYCRDELNNLLGKVKEVISENEHLHEAQKNKLISRMFTTHGSETDDLDDVGDSTGLDSDHKATITKTRKPKTRTTRLEGPNIVFESRISELEAQLAQSKIDLKKVQDENNENKRKLASGLVDSTCLDGFKRQIDNLQRDKSSLESQISKLKTSLEQRDGDLDGRYKRNDVIEQQLRDERNSLENEVRRLKEDLASERAKIRELVGEGSRRAIQERSAAEQRYNAHCDSLQHELAAQYDSVAKLQLDLERQRREENELKRELSMKNSAIEELKMELKSKTASLQADLTQAHAEKASMEEELASARLAIERHQRQAKHEANRLNSEIQSLRQRLDRADADLVHSRRENLRLTEQISTLEKELNMKSLTPNSPEKNKKEKEMSSMLESIENKHAKTVAELESMIHSQNSLMEKLTGECRLLTDKLDDANRRHKTEKTQLLCRNAELMRKLRNLWSSHKKYCTTTIARSYTPLSGYPNSSFDLDRTYYTSTPYRNRFRRYDEGALTRQFSDLSIDRIDSDDDPVKHQPRTYPQPTEMHLPPPVADQTIPELTPPDTPTSQTSDQTPETTDL; this is translated from the exons ATGGGTTCGACGAGTTACTTGACGAAGCCGAAGATAAGTGGGTACAGGACGAAGAGCGGGTCCAGTGTTGGATCCGATAAGGAGATCAACGGCAAATTGCGACGTTCCAAAGTCAG GAGGCCGAAGATGGACTATGGATTGAAGAGAGTGCCAGATTACACCGAGCTGGCCTATAAGGAGGCTGTGTCGAAGCTGAGATATTTCTTATCTGGAAACTATGCGCCTAGT ATCCGTAGCTATGGCGGTTCGGCCTCCATCAAGAACCTGGACGAGTCCGACGGCGACCTGGACAAGAAGTATCTCTTGGACAAACCTCGTCCGCGCCTGACCGCCAAATATGCGTCGCTGTATGCGGATAGTCTGAACAACTATGCACCGCACACAG GAAAATCAATTCCGATACCTCCAGCGACCGCTCCAGCGGATCTGACAGGCGGGACCAATCCGGACGTCGTCAACTTCATCCAGAAGCAAGAAGAGTACATCGAGCAGTTGGAGCGAGAGAGCCAGTACTGTAGG GACGAACTAAACAACCTCCTCGGCAAGGTGAAAGAAGTGATATCTGAAAACGAGCATCTCCACGAAGCTCAGAAGAACAAGCTGATTTCCCGCATGTTTACGACTCACGGGTCAGAGACCGACGATCTGGATGATGTTGGAGATAGCACTGGGCTGGATAGCGATCATAAG GCCACGATAACCAAGACACGCAAGCCCAAGACTCGAACCACGAGACTCGAAGGTCCGAATATAGTCTTCGAGTCACGCATCTCAGAATTGGAAGCGCAGTTAGCGCAGTCGAAAATCGACCTTAAGAAGGTTCAG GATGAAAATAACGAAAATAAGCGTAAGCTTGCCTCTGGACTCGTTGACTCAACTTGCCTTGACGGCTTTAAGCGGCAGATCGACAATTTGCAAAG AGACAAATCCTCCCTGGAGTCCCAGATCTCCAAACTGAAGACCAGCCTGGAACAGCGCGATGGCGACCTGGATGGGCGGTACAAGCGTAATGACGTCATCGAACAACAACTGCGGGACGAGAGGAATAGTTTGGAGAACGAAGTTCGCAGGTTGAAG GAGGATCTTGCATCAGAACGCGCCAAAATCCGAGAATTAGTCGGCGAAggatcccgccgcgccatacaAGAGCGTTCCGCCGCGGAACAGCGGTACAACGCACATTGCGACTCGCTTCAGCATGAGCTAGCTGCACAGTATGACAGTGTGGCGAAGTTACAG CTGGACCTGGAGCGTCAGCGTCGTGAAGAGAACGAGCTGAAGCGAGAACTGTCCATGAAGAACTCCGCCATCGAGGAGTTGAAGATGGAGCTGAAGAGCAAGACAG CTTCACTTCAAGCCGACTTAACTCAAGCTCACGCTGAGAAGGCCTCTATGGAAGAGGAACTGGCTTCAGCTCGCCTGGCTATCGAGCGTCACCAACGTCAGGCGAAGCACGAGGCTAATCGGCTCAACTCGGAG ATCCAGTCGCTTCGTCAGCGTCTAGACCGCGCTGATGCAGACCTGGTGCACTCACGACGAGAGAATCTTCGTCTCACCGAACAGATCTCCACTCTTGAGAAGGAG CTGAACATGAAGAGTTTAACTCCAAATTCTCCTGAGAAGAACAAGAAAGAAAAAGAGATGTCATCAATGTTGGAATCGATTGAGAATAAACACG CAAAAACGGTTGCCGAGTTGGAGTCCATGATACATTCACAAAACAGTCTGATGGAGAAACTCACCGGAGAATGTCGTTTGCTCACAGACAAGCTAGACGACGCAAACCGTAGGCACAA AACGGAAAAAACACAATTGCTTTGCAGGAACGCAGAGCTTATGAGAAAACTGCGTAACCTGTGGTCTTCCCATAAGAAGTACTGCACAACTACCATCGCACGAAGCTACACGCCTTTAAGCGGCTACCCCAATAGCTCATTTGACTTAGACCGCACTTATTACACTTCAACACCGTATAGGAATAGATTTAGAAGATATGACGAAGGAGCGCTAACTAGACAATTTAGCGATTTGTCTATTGATAGAATAGATTCTGATGATGATCCTGTTAAG CACCAACCCCGCACCTACCCTCAACCGACCGAAATGCACCTCCCGCCGCCGGTGGCGGACCAGACCATCCCCGAGCTGACCCCACCGGACACCCCGACCAGCCAGACATCAGACCAGACACCAGAGACCACAGACCTCTGA
- the LOC133530897 gene encoding serologically defined colon cancer antigen 8 homolog isoform X1 — MGSTSYLTKPKISGYRTKSGSSVGSDKEINGKLRRSKVRRPKMDYGLKRVPDYTELAYKEAVSKLRYFLSGNYAPSIRSYGGSASIKNLDESDGDLDKKYLLDKPRPRLTAKYASLYADSLNNYAPHTGKSIPIPPATAPADLTGGTNPDVVNFIQKQEEYIEQLERESQYCRDELNNLLGKVKEVISENEHLHEAQKNKLISRMFTTHGSETDDLDDVGDSTGLDSDHKATITKTRKPKTRTTRLEGPNIVFESRISELEAQLAQSKIDLKKVQDENNENKRKLASGLVDSTCLDGFKRQIDNLQRDKSSLESQISKLKTSLEQRDGDLDGRYKRNDVIEQQLRDERNSLENEVRRLKEDLASERAKIRELVGEGSRRAIQERSAAEQRYNAHCDSLQHELAAQYDSVAKLQLDLERQRREENELKRELSMKNSAIEELKMELKSKTASLQADLTQAHAEKASMEEELASARLAIERHQRQAKHEANRLNSEIQSLRQRLDRADADLVHSRRENLRLTEQISTLEKELNMKSLTPNSPEKNKKEKEMSSMLESIENKHAKTVAELESMIHSQNSLMEKLTGECRLLTDKLDDANRRHKAELATLQRQVDSLGRSMQSPSPRTAPTPHLPSTDRNAPPAAGGGPDHPRADPTGHPDQPDIRPDTRDHRPLSKQASRTSIKSYQEPDHTNQPDRRLAEQTEPTQLDDNIKEDIADEKEVEYEKEQHDQEKYPVENVEQAYEQGYENPDQNYAEKTEPYYEQTEGYDQNYQEGQFENYEQYPQQYTDPNAQYEGQYENYATDGYQQEYDQTQYVDPATQYVDPNTQYVDPNTQYVEPTTQYDAPQSEQAPTEHEAPTGSKISNSPVKGQS; from the exons ATGGGTTCGACGAGTTACTTGACGAAGCCGAAGATAAGTGGGTACAGGACGAAGAGCGGGTCCAGTGTTGGATCCGATAAGGAGATCAACGGCAAATTGCGACGTTCCAAAGTCAG GAGGCCGAAGATGGACTATGGATTGAAGAGAGTGCCAGATTACACCGAGCTGGCCTATAAGGAGGCTGTGTCGAAGCTGAGATATTTCTTATCTGGAAACTATGCGCCTAGT ATCCGTAGCTATGGCGGTTCGGCCTCCATCAAGAACCTGGACGAGTCCGACGGCGACCTGGACAAGAAGTATCTCTTGGACAAACCTCGTCCGCGCCTGACCGCCAAATATGCGTCGCTGTATGCGGATAGTCTGAACAACTATGCACCGCACACAG GAAAATCAATTCCGATACCTCCAGCGACCGCTCCAGCGGATCTGACAGGCGGGACCAATCCGGACGTCGTCAACTTCATCCAGAAGCAAGAAGAGTACATCGAGCAGTTGGAGCGAGAGAGCCAGTACTGTAGG GACGAACTAAACAACCTCCTCGGCAAGGTGAAAGAAGTGATATCTGAAAACGAGCATCTCCACGAAGCTCAGAAGAACAAGCTGATTTCCCGCATGTTTACGACTCACGGGTCAGAGACCGACGATCTGGATGATGTTGGAGATAGCACTGGGCTGGATAGCGATCATAAG GCCACGATAACCAAGACACGCAAGCCCAAGACTCGAACCACGAGACTCGAAGGTCCGAATATAGTCTTCGAGTCACGCATCTCAGAATTGGAAGCGCAGTTAGCGCAGTCGAAAATCGACCTTAAGAAGGTTCAG GATGAAAATAACGAAAATAAGCGTAAGCTTGCCTCTGGACTCGTTGACTCAACTTGCCTTGACGGCTTTAAGCGGCAGATCGACAATTTGCAAAG AGACAAATCCTCCCTGGAGTCCCAGATCTCCAAACTGAAGACCAGCCTGGAACAGCGCGATGGCGACCTGGATGGGCGGTACAAGCGTAATGACGTCATCGAACAACAACTGCGGGACGAGAGGAATAGTTTGGAGAACGAAGTTCGCAGGTTGAAG GAGGATCTTGCATCAGAACGCGCCAAAATCCGAGAATTAGTCGGCGAAggatcccgccgcgccatacaAGAGCGTTCCGCCGCGGAACAGCGGTACAACGCACATTGCGACTCGCTTCAGCATGAGCTAGCTGCACAGTATGACAGTGTGGCGAAGTTACAG CTGGACCTGGAGCGTCAGCGTCGTGAAGAGAACGAGCTGAAGCGAGAACTGTCCATGAAGAACTCCGCCATCGAGGAGTTGAAGATGGAGCTGAAGAGCAAGACAG CTTCACTTCAAGCCGACTTAACTCAAGCTCACGCTGAGAAGGCCTCTATGGAAGAGGAACTGGCTTCAGCTCGCCTGGCTATCGAGCGTCACCAACGTCAGGCGAAGCACGAGGCTAATCGGCTCAACTCGGAG ATCCAGTCGCTTCGTCAGCGTCTAGACCGCGCTGATGCAGACCTGGTGCACTCACGACGAGAGAATCTTCGTCTCACCGAACAGATCTCCACTCTTGAGAAGGAG CTGAACATGAAGAGTTTAACTCCAAATTCTCCTGAGAAGAACAAGAAAGAAAAAGAGATGTCATCAATGTTGGAATCGATTGAGAATAAACACG CAAAAACGGTTGCCGAGTTGGAGTCCATGATACATTCACAAAACAGTCTGATGGAGAAACTCACCGGAGAATGTCGTTTGCTCACAGACAAGCTAGACGACGCAAACCGTAGGCACAA GGCGGAACTGGCAACTCTGCAGCGTCAAGTAGACAGCCTGGGGCGCTCCATGCAGTCGCCTAGCCCTCGCACAG CACCAACCCCGCACCTACCCTCAACCGACCGAAATGCACCTCCCGCCGCCGGTGGCGGACCAGACCATCCCCGAGCTGACCCCACCGGACACCCCGACCAGCCAGACATCAGACCAGACACCAGAGACCACAGACCTCTGAGCAAACAGGCTTCTCGAACATCTATCAAAAGTTACCAAGAACCAGACCATACCAACCAACCAGATAGAAGACTTGCAGAACAGACAGAACCAACACAACTTGATGATAATATTAAAGAGGACATAGCTGATGAGAAAGAAGTTGAATATGAAAAAGAACAACATGACCAAGAAAAATATCCTGTAGAAAATGTAGAACAAGCATATGAACAAGGTTACGAGAATCCTGATCAAAATTACGCAGAGAAAACCGAACCGTATTACGAACAAACTGAAGGCTACGATCAGAATTATCAAGAAGGTCAATTTGAGAATTACGAGCAGTATCCACAACAATATACTGATCCTAACGCTCAATATGAAGGACAATATGAAAATTATGCGACAGATGGGTATCAACAAGAATATGATCAAACACAATATGTTGATCCTGCTACGCAATATGTTGATCCGAATACACAATATGTTGATCCTAATACTCAGTATGTTGAACCTACGACACAATATGACGCACCGCAATCAGAACAAGCACCTACGGAACATGAAGCACCTACGGGCAGCAAAATAAGCAATTCTCCAGTGAAGGGCCAGAGTTAG
- the LOC133530897 gene encoding serologically defined colon cancer antigen 8 homolog isoform X5, giving the protein MGSTSYLTKPKISGYRTKSGSSVGSDKEINGKLRRSKVRRPKMDYGLKRVPDYTELAYKEAVSKLRYFLSGNYAPSIRSYGGSASIKNLDESDGDLDKKYLLDKPRPRLTAKYASLYADSLNNYAPHTGKSIPIPPATAPADLTGGTNPDVVNFIQKQEEYIEQLERESQYCRDELNNLLGKVKEVISENEHLHEAQKNKLISRMFTTHGSETDDLDDVGDSTGLDSDHKATITKTRKPKTRTTRLEGPNIVFESRISELEAQLAQSKIDLKKVQDENNENKRKLASGLVDSTCLDGFKRQIDNLQRDKSSLESQISKLKTSLEQRDGDLDGRYKRNDVIEQQLRDERNSLENEVRRLKEDLASERAKIRELVGEGSRRAIQERSAAEQRYNAHCDSLQHELAAQYDSVAKLQLDLERQRREENELKRELSMKNSAIEELKMELKSKTASLQADLTQAHAEKASMEEELASARLAIERHQRQAKHEANRLNSEIQSLRQRLDRADADLVHSRRENLRLTEQISTLEKELNMKSLTPNSPEKNKKEKEMSSMLESIENKHAKTVAELESMIHSQNSLMEKLTGECRLLTDKLDDANRRHKNAELMRKLRNLWSSHKKYCTTTIARSYTPLSGYPNSSFDLDRTYYTSTPYRNRFRRYDEGALTRQFSDLSIDRIDSDDDPVKHQPRTYPQPTEMHLPPPVADQTIPELTPPDTPTSQTSDQTPETTDL; this is encoded by the exons ATGGGTTCGACGAGTTACTTGACGAAGCCGAAGATAAGTGGGTACAGGACGAAGAGCGGGTCCAGTGTTGGATCCGATAAGGAGATCAACGGCAAATTGCGACGTTCCAAAGTCAG GAGGCCGAAGATGGACTATGGATTGAAGAGAGTGCCAGATTACACCGAGCTGGCCTATAAGGAGGCTGTGTCGAAGCTGAGATATTTCTTATCTGGAAACTATGCGCCTAGT ATCCGTAGCTATGGCGGTTCGGCCTCCATCAAGAACCTGGACGAGTCCGACGGCGACCTGGACAAGAAGTATCTCTTGGACAAACCTCGTCCGCGCCTGACCGCCAAATATGCGTCGCTGTATGCGGATAGTCTGAACAACTATGCACCGCACACAG GAAAATCAATTCCGATACCTCCAGCGACCGCTCCAGCGGATCTGACAGGCGGGACCAATCCGGACGTCGTCAACTTCATCCAGAAGCAAGAAGAGTACATCGAGCAGTTGGAGCGAGAGAGCCAGTACTGTAGG GACGAACTAAACAACCTCCTCGGCAAGGTGAAAGAAGTGATATCTGAAAACGAGCATCTCCACGAAGCTCAGAAGAACAAGCTGATTTCCCGCATGTTTACGACTCACGGGTCAGAGACCGACGATCTGGATGATGTTGGAGATAGCACTGGGCTGGATAGCGATCATAAG GCCACGATAACCAAGACACGCAAGCCCAAGACTCGAACCACGAGACTCGAAGGTCCGAATATAGTCTTCGAGTCACGCATCTCAGAATTGGAAGCGCAGTTAGCGCAGTCGAAAATCGACCTTAAGAAGGTTCAG GATGAAAATAACGAAAATAAGCGTAAGCTTGCCTCTGGACTCGTTGACTCAACTTGCCTTGACGGCTTTAAGCGGCAGATCGACAATTTGCAAAG AGACAAATCCTCCCTGGAGTCCCAGATCTCCAAACTGAAGACCAGCCTGGAACAGCGCGATGGCGACCTGGATGGGCGGTACAAGCGTAATGACGTCATCGAACAACAACTGCGGGACGAGAGGAATAGTTTGGAGAACGAAGTTCGCAGGTTGAAG GAGGATCTTGCATCAGAACGCGCCAAAATCCGAGAATTAGTCGGCGAAggatcccgccgcgccatacaAGAGCGTTCCGCCGCGGAACAGCGGTACAACGCACATTGCGACTCGCTTCAGCATGAGCTAGCTGCACAGTATGACAGTGTGGCGAAGTTACAG CTGGACCTGGAGCGTCAGCGTCGTGAAGAGAACGAGCTGAAGCGAGAACTGTCCATGAAGAACTCCGCCATCGAGGAGTTGAAGATGGAGCTGAAGAGCAAGACAG CTTCACTTCAAGCCGACTTAACTCAAGCTCACGCTGAGAAGGCCTCTATGGAAGAGGAACTGGCTTCAGCTCGCCTGGCTATCGAGCGTCACCAACGTCAGGCGAAGCACGAGGCTAATCGGCTCAACTCGGAG ATCCAGTCGCTTCGTCAGCGTCTAGACCGCGCTGATGCAGACCTGGTGCACTCACGACGAGAGAATCTTCGTCTCACCGAACAGATCTCCACTCTTGAGAAGGAG CTGAACATGAAGAGTTTAACTCCAAATTCTCCTGAGAAGAACAAGAAAGAAAAAGAGATGTCATCAATGTTGGAATCGATTGAGAATAAACACG CAAAAACGGTTGCCGAGTTGGAGTCCATGATACATTCACAAAACAGTCTGATGGAGAAACTCACCGGAGAATGTCGTTTGCTCACAGACAAGCTAGACGACGCAAACCGTAGGCACAA GAACGCAGAGCTTATGAGAAAACTGCGTAACCTGTGGTCTTCCCATAAGAAGTACTGCACAACTACCATCGCACGAAGCTACACGCCTTTAAGCGGCTACCCCAATAGCTCATTTGACTTAGACCGCACTTATTACACTTCAACACCGTATAGGAATAGATTTAGAAGATATGACGAAGGAGCGCTAACTAGACAATTTAGCGATTTGTCTATTGATAGAATAGATTCTGATGATGATCCTGTTAAG CACCAACCCCGCACCTACCCTCAACCGACCGAAATGCACCTCCCGCCGCCGGTGGCGGACCAGACCATCCCCGAGCTGACCCCACCGGACACCCCGACCAGCCAGACATCAGACCAGACACCAGAGACCACAGACCTCTGA
- the LOC133530897 gene encoding serologically defined colon cancer antigen 8 homolog isoform X3 produces MGSTSYLTKPKISGYRTKSGSSVGSDKEINGKLRRSKVRRPKMDYGLKRVPDYTELAYKEAVSKLRYFLSGNYAPSIRSYGGSASIKNLDESDGDLDKKYLLDKPRPRLTAKYASLYADSLNNYAPHTGKSIPIPPATAPADLTGGTNPDVVNFIQKQEEYIEQLERESQYCRDELNNLLGKVKEVISENEHLHEAQKNKLISRMFTTHGSETDDLDDVGDSTGLDSDHKATITKTRKPKTRTTRLEGPNIVFESRISELEAQLAQSKIDLKKVQDENNENKRKLASGLVDSTCLDGFKRQIDNLQRDKSSLESQISKLKTSLEQRDGDLDGRYKRNDVIEQQLRDERNSLENEVRRLKEDLASERAKIRELVGEGSRRAIQERSAAEQRYNAHCDSLQHELAAQYDSVAKLQLDLERQRREENELKRELSMKNSAIEELKMELKSKTASLQADLTQAHAEKASMEEELASARLAIERHQRQAKHEANRLNSEIQSLRQRLDRADADLVHSRRENLRLTEQISTLEKELNMKSLTPNSPEKNKKEKEMSSMLESIENKHAPTPHLPSTDRNAPPAAGGGPDHPRADPTGHPDQPDIRPDTRDHRPLSKQASRTSIKSYQEPDHTNQPDRRLAEQTEPTQLDDNIKEDIADEKEVEYEKEQHDQEKYPVENVEQAYEQGYENPDQNYAEKTEPYYEQTEGYDQNYQEGQFENYEQYPQQYTDPNAQYEGQYENYATDGYQQEYDQTQYVDPATQYVDPNTQYVDPNTQYVEPTTQYDAPQSEQAPTEHEAPTGSKISNSPVKGQS; encoded by the exons ATGGGTTCGACGAGTTACTTGACGAAGCCGAAGATAAGTGGGTACAGGACGAAGAGCGGGTCCAGTGTTGGATCCGATAAGGAGATCAACGGCAAATTGCGACGTTCCAAAGTCAG GAGGCCGAAGATGGACTATGGATTGAAGAGAGTGCCAGATTACACCGAGCTGGCCTATAAGGAGGCTGTGTCGAAGCTGAGATATTTCTTATCTGGAAACTATGCGCCTAGT ATCCGTAGCTATGGCGGTTCGGCCTCCATCAAGAACCTGGACGAGTCCGACGGCGACCTGGACAAGAAGTATCTCTTGGACAAACCTCGTCCGCGCCTGACCGCCAAATATGCGTCGCTGTATGCGGATAGTCTGAACAACTATGCACCGCACACAG GAAAATCAATTCCGATACCTCCAGCGACCGCTCCAGCGGATCTGACAGGCGGGACCAATCCGGACGTCGTCAACTTCATCCAGAAGCAAGAAGAGTACATCGAGCAGTTGGAGCGAGAGAGCCAGTACTGTAGG GACGAACTAAACAACCTCCTCGGCAAGGTGAAAGAAGTGATATCTGAAAACGAGCATCTCCACGAAGCTCAGAAGAACAAGCTGATTTCCCGCATGTTTACGACTCACGGGTCAGAGACCGACGATCTGGATGATGTTGGAGATAGCACTGGGCTGGATAGCGATCATAAG GCCACGATAACCAAGACACGCAAGCCCAAGACTCGAACCACGAGACTCGAAGGTCCGAATATAGTCTTCGAGTCACGCATCTCAGAATTGGAAGCGCAGTTAGCGCAGTCGAAAATCGACCTTAAGAAGGTTCAG GATGAAAATAACGAAAATAAGCGTAAGCTTGCCTCTGGACTCGTTGACTCAACTTGCCTTGACGGCTTTAAGCGGCAGATCGACAATTTGCAAAG AGACAAATCCTCCCTGGAGTCCCAGATCTCCAAACTGAAGACCAGCCTGGAACAGCGCGATGGCGACCTGGATGGGCGGTACAAGCGTAATGACGTCATCGAACAACAACTGCGGGACGAGAGGAATAGTTTGGAGAACGAAGTTCGCAGGTTGAAG GAGGATCTTGCATCAGAACGCGCCAAAATCCGAGAATTAGTCGGCGAAggatcccgccgcgccatacaAGAGCGTTCCGCCGCGGAACAGCGGTACAACGCACATTGCGACTCGCTTCAGCATGAGCTAGCTGCACAGTATGACAGTGTGGCGAAGTTACAG CTGGACCTGGAGCGTCAGCGTCGTGAAGAGAACGAGCTGAAGCGAGAACTGTCCATGAAGAACTCCGCCATCGAGGAGTTGAAGATGGAGCTGAAGAGCAAGACAG CTTCACTTCAAGCCGACTTAACTCAAGCTCACGCTGAGAAGGCCTCTATGGAAGAGGAACTGGCTTCAGCTCGCCTGGCTATCGAGCGTCACCAACGTCAGGCGAAGCACGAGGCTAATCGGCTCAACTCGGAG ATCCAGTCGCTTCGTCAGCGTCTAGACCGCGCTGATGCAGACCTGGTGCACTCACGACGAGAGAATCTTCGTCTCACCGAACAGATCTCCACTCTTGAGAAGGAG CTGAACATGAAGAGTTTAACTCCAAATTCTCCTGAGAAGAACAAGAAAGAAAAAGAGATGTCATCAATGTTGGAATCGATTGAGAATAAACACG CACCAACCCCGCACCTACCCTCAACCGACCGAAATGCACCTCCCGCCGCCGGTGGCGGACCAGACCATCCCCGAGCTGACCCCACCGGACACCCCGACCAGCCAGACATCAGACCAGACACCAGAGACCACAGACCTCTGAGCAAACAGGCTTCTCGAACATCTATCAAAAGTTACCAAGAACCAGACCATACCAACCAACCAGATAGAAGACTTGCAGAACAGACAGAACCAACACAACTTGATGATAATATTAAAGAGGACATAGCTGATGAGAAAGAAGTTGAATATGAAAAAGAACAACATGACCAAGAAAAATATCCTGTAGAAAATGTAGAACAAGCATATGAACAAGGTTACGAGAATCCTGATCAAAATTACGCAGAGAAAACCGAACCGTATTACGAACAAACTGAAGGCTACGATCAGAATTATCAAGAAGGTCAATTTGAGAATTACGAGCAGTATCCACAACAATATACTGATCCTAACGCTCAATATGAAGGACAATATGAAAATTATGCGACAGATGGGTATCAACAAGAATATGATCAAACACAATATGTTGATCCTGCTACGCAATATGTTGATCCGAATACACAATATGTTGATCCTAATACTCAGTATGTTGAACCTACGACACAATATGACGCACCGCAATCAGAACAAGCACCTACGGAACATGAAGCACCTACGGGCAGCAAAATAAGCAATTCTCCAGTGAAGGGCCAGAGTTAG